Proteins from a genomic interval of Bacteroidales bacterium:
- a CDS encoding BtrH N-terminal domain-containing protein: protein MIIENFRPFDGQHCETTATGTLLRQLNIDLTEPMLFGLGEGLGFIFWNMKTMDFPFIGGRVKPDAITHNIAKNLNLELIVKETSSQQKAWDNVKWFIDRGQVVGLKLDCYHLEYFSRPFHFAAHYAALYGYDNDTAYLVDTMQQGGKVKTSLKSLALARAEKGSMSSNSLYYTINKSDKSIDLRNAVMTAIRNNAKEYLNPPITNISYKGILKTSSEIIKWFHRSKNIENEFQTTAMLMEKAGTGGALFRNLYRDFLGESFDLLKLDKIKAGHVAFTDIASLWISVSELFEMTAKTNDIKYLNKASDIMKDISAKEKGAMEILITI from the coding sequence ATGATAATAGAAAACTTTAGGCCATTTGACGGTCAACACTGTGAAACAACAGCAACTGGGACTTTATTGCGACAATTAAATATTGATTTGACAGAACCAATGCTTTTTGGTTTGGGCGAAGGGCTCGGTTTTATTTTTTGGAACATGAAAACGATGGACTTTCCTTTCATTGGCGGTCGAGTAAAGCCAGATGCAATAACTCATAATATTGCTAAAAACTTGAACCTTGAGTTGATAGTTAAAGAAACATCATCTCAGCAAAAAGCGTGGGATAATGTAAAATGGTTTATAGACAGGGGGCAAGTTGTTGGGTTGAAATTAGATTGTTATCATCTTGAATATTTTTCAAGACCTTTTCATTTTGCAGCCCATTATGCTGCTTTATATGGATATGACAATGATACTGCATATTTGGTTGATACTATGCAACAAGGAGGTAAAGTAAAAACATCGTTGAAGAGTTTAGCATTGGCAAGAGCAGAAAAAGGATCAATGTCCTCCAATAGTTTGTATTACACTATTAATAAATCTGACAAATCCATAGATTTAAGAAATGCTGTAATGACGGCAATTAGAAACAATGCCAAAGAATATCTTAATCCACCAATTACAAACATTAGTTACAAAGGAATTTTAAAGACAAGTTCAGAAATAATAAAATGGTTTCATCGCAGCAAAAATATTGAAAACGAATTTCAAACCACCGCTATGCTTATGGAAAAAGCTGGTACTGGTGGGGCATTGTTTCGAAATCTTTATCGAGATTTTTTAGGTGAAAGTTTTGACCTGCTTAAACTTGATAAAATAAAAGCTGGACATGTTGCATTTACAGATATTGCATCTCTTTGGATTTCTGTGTCTGAACTATTTGAAATGACGGCTAAAACAAATGACATAAAATATCTAAATAAAGCATCGGATATAATGAAAGATATTTCAGCGAAGGAAAAAGGTGCAATGGAAATACTTATAACAATATAA
- a CDS encoding methylmalonyl-CoA mutase family protein, whose protein sequence is MTTTDPYKPKNQIRIITATSLFDGHDATINIIRRIIQSTGGEVIHLGHNQSVDDIVNCAIQEDAQAIAITSYQGGHMEFFKYMYDLLKQNGCGHIKIFGGGGGVILSDEKEELLKYGIAGLYSPDDGRTMGLQGMINDLLQKSDFPLGEKKIDLKKVSKKDHYEIASLISKVENFPELAKEFQPLLDEQSKKSKTPIIGITGTGGAGKSSLVDELVRRFFDLYPNLAIGIVSVDPSKRKSGGALLGDRIRMNAINHPNIYMRSLATRQANLALSTHVHDTVNILKYAGYDLIILESSGIGQSDTEIVDHSDIYCYVMTPEYGAPSQLEKIAMLDYADIIALNKFDKQGALDAIRDIKKQYQRNCKLFDIDTENMPVYGTIASQYNNEGLNIFFEKLKDIITKKTGFTFPITHHTLRLNNHTEHIIPSSRVRYLAEIAQTARDYNQKVEEQAELANRLQALTQSLKEFKDYPDAQILIRQINEKISSIKDEISKENISTIENWEQKKKRYRDEYYEYEVRGKKIRVETHVKTLSNSIIPKIAMPSYTSWGDILKWTLRENVPGEYPYAAGVFPFKRENEDPTRMFAGEGGPERTNKRFHYLSAGQKAKRLSTAFDSVTLYGADPDIRPDIFGKVGNSGVSIACLDDAKKLYSGFDLLDISTSVSMTINGPAPIMVGYFLNAAIDQRCEKYIKANGLESEVNAKIDKIFKQRGIKKPEYQGQLPDSNNGLGLMLLGVTGDQVLPKDIYDKLKTETLQTVRGTIQADILKEDQAQNTCIFSTDFALKMMGDIQEYFIKHCVKNYYSVSISGYHIAEAGANPISQLAFTLANGFTYVEYYLSRGMHIDDFAPNLSFFFSNGIDPEYSVIGRVARIIWAKAMKHKYKANSNSQKLKYHIQTSGRSLHSQEIEFNDIRTTLQALSAIYDNCNSLHTNAYDEAITTPTEESVRRAMAIQMIINHEYGLAKNQNSLQGSFIIEELTNLVEEAVLQEFERITERGGVLGAMETMYQRGKIQSESLYYETMKHSGELPIMGVNTFLSSTGSPTIVPKEVIRATQQEKDYQVSMVKSIHKANRDISTGLLSDLKNAVLENKNTFDYLLEAAKYCSIGQITQTLYEVGGQYRRNM, encoded by the coding sequence ATGACTACCACCGATCCTTATAAGCCAAAAAATCAAATTCGGATTATTACTGCAACCTCTCTCTTCGATGGGCACGATGCTACAATCAATATCATCCGAAGAATTATACAATCAACAGGTGGCGAGGTAATTCATCTCGGACACAACCAATCTGTTGACGATATTGTTAACTGTGCAATTCAAGAAGATGCTCAGGCAATAGCAATAACATCTTACCAAGGGGGACACATGGAGTTCTTTAAATACATGTATGATCTCCTCAAGCAGAATGGCTGCGGACATATAAAAATTTTTGGTGGTGGCGGTGGAGTAATCCTTTCCGATGAAAAGGAGGAGTTACTAAAATATGGGATTGCTGGTTTATACTCGCCCGATGATGGCCGAACCATGGGCCTACAGGGGATGATAAATGATCTTTTACAAAAATCAGATTTTCCCTTAGGTGAAAAAAAGATCGATCTGAAAAAGGTTAGCAAAAAGGATCACTACGAAATTGCTTCGTTAATATCAAAAGTTGAGAATTTCCCTGAACTTGCAAAAGAGTTCCAACCCCTATTAGACGAACAATCCAAGAAATCAAAAACTCCCATTATAGGAATAACAGGAACAGGTGGTGCTGGCAAGTCTTCGCTGGTTGATGAACTCGTACGCCGATTTTTTGATTTATATCCCAATTTAGCCATTGGAATTGTATCTGTTGATCCATCGAAACGGAAAAGTGGCGGTGCGCTTCTCGGCGATAGAATTAGGATGAACGCTATTAACCATCCAAATATCTACATGCGCTCCCTTGCTACCCGGCAGGCTAATTTAGCACTATCAACACATGTTCATGATACAGTAAATATTCTGAAATATGCTGGCTATGATTTAATAATTCTCGAATCATCGGGCATTGGGCAGTCAGATACCGAGATTGTTGATCACAGTGATATTTACTGCTACGTGATGACACCTGAGTATGGTGCTCCTTCTCAGCTTGAGAAAATTGCTATGCTCGATTATGCCGATATTATCGCTCTAAATAAATTCGATAAACAGGGTGCTTTGGATGCCATCCGCGATATTAAGAAACAGTATCAGCGAAATTGCAAACTATTCGATATAGATACTGAAAATATGCCTGTTTACGGCACTATTGCATCCCAGTACAATAACGAAGGCTTGAATATCTTTTTTGAGAAACTAAAAGATATTATCACCAAAAAAACTGGTTTTACTTTTCCCATAACCCATCATACTCTTAGGCTAAATAATCATACCGAACACATAATACCAAGCAGTAGGGTCAGATACCTAGCGGAGATTGCTCAAACAGCCCGTGATTATAACCAAAAGGTTGAAGAGCAGGCAGAATTGGCTAATAGATTGCAAGCATTAACCCAATCTCTGAAGGAATTCAAAGATTATCCAGATGCACAAATCCTTATTAGACAAATAAACGAAAAGATATCCTCGATTAAGGATGAGATTAGCAAAGAGAACATATCAACTATTGAGAACTGGGAGCAAAAGAAGAAACGATACAGAGATGAATACTATGAGTACGAGGTAAGGGGTAAAAAGATAAGGGTTGAAACCCACGTCAAAACCCTTTCAAACTCAATAATTCCTAAAATTGCCATGCCCTCATATACATCTTGGGGCGATATCCTTAAATGGACTTTAAGAGAAAATGTTCCCGGAGAATACCCTTACGCAGCAGGTGTATTCCCATTTAAGCGGGAAAACGAGGATCCAACCCGAATGTTTGCCGGAGAGGGTGGCCCCGAAAGAACCAATAAGCGATTCCACTACCTCTCTGCTGGACAAAAAGCAAAGCGGCTCTCAACCGCCTTTGACTCGGTTACCCTGTACGGTGCCGATCCAGATATTCGTCCCGATATCTTTGGAAAAGTTGGTAATTCAGGGGTTTCAATTGCATGTTTAGATGATGCAAAAAAACTCTATTCTGGTTTTGATTTGCTAGATATTTCCACATCTGTATCGATGACCATTAACGGCCCTGCACCAATTATGGTTGGGTATTTTTTGAATGCCGCTATCGATCAGCGGTGTGAGAAATATATTAAAGCGAATGGTCTTGAGAGTGAGGTAAATGCTAAAATCGACAAGATTTTCAAACAAAGAGGAATAAAAAAACCTGAATATCAGGGTCAATTACCCGATTCAAATAATGGTTTAGGTTTAATGTTACTGGGTGTTACAGGCGATCAGGTTCTACCAAAAGATATATACGATAAACTTAAAACCGAAACTCTTCAAACCGTAAGAGGTACAATACAAGCGGATATCTTAAAGGAGGATCAGGCGCAGAATACCTGCATCTTCTCTACCGATTTTGCCCTAAAAATGATGGGGGATATTCAGGAATATTTTATCAAGCATTGTGTTAAGAACTACTATTCTGTTTCGATATCCGGCTATCATATTGCCGAAGCGGGCGCAAATCCAATTTCCCAACTTGCGTTTACGCTTGCAAATGGGTTTACCTACGTTGAGTACTACCTATCAAGAGGAATGCATATTGATGATTTTGCACCAAACCTCTCATTCTTTTTCTCGAATGGAATAGATCCTGAATACTCCGTAATTGGTCGTGTTGCTAGGATTATCTGGGCAAAAGCCATGAAACATAAGTATAAAGCAAATTCTAATTCTCAGAAACTTAAATATCATATTCAAACATCGGGAAGATCTTTACACTCACAGGAAATTGAGTTTAATGATATCCGAACAACCCTTCAAGCCTTATCAGCAATTTACGACAACTGTAATTCGTTACACACAAATGCCTACGACGAGGCTATTACAACTCCAACCGAAGAATCTGTTCGTAGAGCAATGGCAATACAGATGATTATTAACCACGAGTATGGTTTGGCGAAAAATCAGAACTCGCTCCAGGGCTCATTTATAATCGAAGAGTTAACTAATCTTGTGGAGGAGGCAGTACTTCAAGAGTTTGAAAGGATTACAGAAAGAGGAGGTGTTCTTGGGGCAATGGAAACCATGTACCAACGTGGTAAAATTCAAAGCGAATCCTTGTACTATGAGACAATGAAACATAGCGGAGAATTGCCAATTATGGGCGTAAATACATTTTTATCGTCAACGGGCTCTCCAACTATTGTTCCTAAGGAGGTAATTAGAGCCACCCAGCAGGAGAAAGACTATCAGGTAAGTATGGTTAAATCAATCCATAAAGCCAATAGGGATATTTCAACTGGTCTTCTTTCCGACCTAAAGAATGCTGTACTTGAAAACAAAAATACATTTGATTATCTACTTGAGGCTGCTAAGTATTGTAGTATTGGGCAGATAACCCAAACACTTTACGAGGTAGGTGGGCAGTATAGAAGGAATATGTAG
- the buk gene encoding butyrate kinase translates to MNYKVSYSQSNLILAINPRYPFTKIGVYNNNKLIFLKKVNHSEDNLRIFKDCRKLAIIRKNAVLKELVDNNIPLNDIRVVITRGGLTKPVKSGVYHINENVVKDLGDCKMGKDIVNIGGLIASAISKELLNAHAFIADSVVVDEFDDLARVTGLPELQRRSIFHALNQKAAARKYALSIGKKYEDLNLIVAYLGTGITVSAHKKSLVVDSNTGFDGDGPFSPIRAGSLPTGDLINLCFSGKYTQDELLTKVSIEGGLYAHLGTFSGEEVDSRVQNGDQKAAFIFEAMAYQVSKAIGSMYPALNGEVDAIIITGGIAHSQWFVRKITERVNKLAQVIVYPGADDIETLAMRGLSVINGDEEVHEYE, encoded by the coding sequence ATGAACTATAAAGTAAGTTACTCACAATCGAACCTAATCCTTGCGATTAACCCTAGATATCCGTTCACCAAAATTGGCGTTTATAACAATAATAAATTGATCTTTCTTAAAAAGGTAAATCATTCTGAAGACAATTTAAGAATCTTTAAAGATTGTAGAAAACTAGCTATTATTAGAAAAAATGCTGTTTTAAAGGAGTTGGTTGATAACAATATTCCTTTGAATGATATAAGAGTTGTTATTACACGTGGTGGGCTTACAAAACCTGTTAAATCGGGGGTGTATCATATTAACGAAAATGTGGTAAAGGATCTTGGCGACTGCAAAATGGGTAAGGATATTGTAAACATTGGGGGTCTAATTGCATCCGCAATATCTAAAGAACTCCTTAATGCTCATGCTTTTATTGCCGACTCCGTTGTTGTTGATGAATTTGATGATCTTGCCCGCGTAACTGGTTTACCAGAACTACAACGACGATCAATATTTCATGCCCTAAATCAAAAAGCGGCTGCACGTAAATACGCCCTGTCCATTGGAAAAAAATACGAAGATCTTAATCTGATTGTTGCATATCTGGGAACAGGTATTACTGTTAGCGCTCATAAGAAAAGCTTAGTTGTTGATTCTAATACAGGATTCGATGGCGATGGCCCCTTTTCACCAATTAGAGCCGGTAGTTTACCCACGGGAGATTTAATAAATCTCTGTTTTAGCGGGAAATACACTCAGGATGAGTTACTAACAAAAGTAAGCATTGAGGGTGGGTTGTATGCACATCTCGGAACATTTAGCGGAGAAGAGGTGGATTCTAGAGTTCAAAATGGAGATCAGAAAGCCGCTTTTATTTTTGAAGCAATGGCATATCAGGTTTCTAAGGCGATAGGTTCAATGTACCCTGCGCTTAATGGAGAAGTAGATGCAATTATTATTACTGGCGGTATTGCCCATAGTCAATGGTTTGTGCGTAAAATAACTGAACGGGTAAATAAACTAGCACAGGTAATTGTTTACCCCGGAGCCGATGATATTGAAACTCTGGCAATGAGAGGTCTTTCGGTTATAAACGGGGATGAAGAGGTGCATGAGTATGAATAA